A stretch of the Poseidonibacter parvus genome encodes the following:
- a CDS encoding PAS domain-containing sensor histidine kinase — protein MIYILITLISFLFAWLAYKNEKLTLKNNEILENYNSALENALKKRTQALEDSEFRWKFAVDGNGDGLWDWNIKTNEVYLSKRWKEMLGYEESEIENSFHEWEKRVHPKDIVQVLKDVNNHLEEKTSSYKNEHRILCKNGKYKWILDRGIIVQRDEEGKPIRLIGTHTDIDERKLFEQKILEQKKEFETIFKTIKDGIAIIDLDTKFVNCNQAFIDLLGYSLEELLQKNCFDLTIDEDKENYKEAINNAINNISVDNMEKSCITKKDKHITVHVSIALLPDKKHLILSLRDISNIKLLEEQSKLASMGEMIGNIAHQWRQPLSVISTSASGMIVRSDLGMDLNEDDILRSSKNILKQAQYLSDTIDNFRDFLKADKSHSKISLYDVMQYTFSLINASISNNYITFVSNIDKDLYIYGSRNELSEAFINIINNSKDALKTNIKDTDDRFIFVDVKEIENDKIEISFKDSGKGIPNSIISRVFEPYFTSKHQSIGTGLGLAIVSKIIKERHSGIITVKNEEYEYNNKLYKGACFKVILNKTS, from the coding sequence ATGATATATATTTTAATAACATTAATTTCTTTCTTATTTGCATGGCTTGCTTACAAAAATGAAAAGCTAACTTTAAAAAACAATGAAATTTTAGAAAACTATAATAGTGCTTTAGAAAATGCACTAAAAAAAAGGACTCAAGCTTTAGAAGATAGTGAATTTAGATGGAAGTTTGCTGTGGATGGAAATGGTGATGGTTTATGGGATTGGAATATAAAAACAAACGAAGTATATCTTTCGAAAAGATGGAAGGAAATGCTTGGATATGAAGAAAGTGAAATAGAAAATAGTTTTCATGAATGGGAAAAAAGAGTTCATCCAAAAGATATAGTTCAAGTTTTAAAAGATGTAAATAATCATCTAGAAGAAAAAACCAGTTCTTATAAAAATGAGCATAGAATACTTTGTAAAAATGGAAAGTATAAATGGATTTTAGACCGTGGTATCATAGTTCAAAGAGACGAAGAAGGAAAACCTATTAGGCTTATTGGAACTCATACAGATATTGATGAAAGAAAACTGTTTGAACAAAAAATATTAGAACAAAAGAAAGAATTCGAAACAATATTTAAAACAATTAAAGATGGTATTGCAATTATTGATTTAGATACTAAATTTGTTAATTGTAATCAAGCTTTTATTGATTTACTTGGTTATTCTTTAGAAGAACTATTACAAAAAAATTGTTTTGATTTAACTATTGATGAAGATAAAGAAAACTATAAAGAAGCTATTAATAATGCTATTAATAATATTTCTGTTGATAATATGGAAAAATCTTGCATCACAAAAAAAGATAAGCATATTACTGTTCATGTAAGTATTGCATTATTACCAGATAAAAAGCATCTAATCTTATCATTAAGAGATATAAGTAATATTAAACTTTTAGAAGAGCAATCTAAATTAGCTTCAATGGGAGAGATGATAGGTAATATTGCACATCAGTGGCGACAGCCACTTTCTGTTATTTCTACAAGTGCTAGTGGAATGATAGTGCGATCAGATTTAGGAATGGATTTAAATGAAGATGATATATTAAGGTCTTCAAAAAATATATTAAAACAAGCACAGTATCTCTCTGATACTATTGATAACTTTAGGGACTTTTTAAAAGCAGATAAAAGTCATTCTAAAATCAGTCTTTACGATGTTATGCAATATACTTTTTCTTTAATAAATGCAAGTATATCAAACAACTATATTACTTTTGTAAGTAATATTGATAAAGACTTATATATTTATGGAAGTAGAAATGAACTAAGTGAAGCCTTTATAAATATAATTAATAATTCAAAAGATGCTCTTAAAACAAATATAAAAGATACAGATGATAGATTTATATTTGTAGACGTAAAAGAAATTGAAAATGATAAAATTGAAATAAGCTTCAAAGATAGTGGAAAAGGAATTCCAAATTCCATTATTAGTAGAGTATTTGAACCATATTTCACATCAAAACACCAATCTATTGGAACAGGGTTAGGACTTGCGATAGTTTCTAAAATTATAAAAGAAAGACATTCTGGAATAATTACTGTGAAAAATGAAGAATATGAATATAATAACAAACTTTATAAAGGAGCTTGTTTTAAAGTAATTCTAAATAAAACATCTTAA
- a CDS encoding CHASE domain-containing protein has protein sequence MIDSFREKRPLIVFILTFTFIFSTLISFYMFYKEKEETRTSKKANLLMLNIVNEIQSKISQGITVIDSQIVLLKQNNYNTKNFDIWAKNLMKGKDALACIQIAKDGIVSNVYPYEAHKTAMGHNLLEDKRRDDSALLAIEKREIIFVGPVKLMQNEKYALIARKPIFINNNQKEKFWGFSIVILYVDGIMKSLEEKIIKNGFEYKLEGFNPDMTNRPLLSKSKNFTEENSLKFEVVVPNGKWIFHLQNSEK, from the coding sequence ATGATAGATAGTTTTAGAGAAAAAAGACCTTTAATAGTTTTTATTCTGACATTTACGTTTATATTTTCAACATTAATTAGTTTTTACATGTTTTATAAAGAAAAAGAAGAGACAAGAACTTCAAAAAAAGCAAATCTATTAATGTTAAATATTGTTAACGAAATACAATCAAAAATATCACAAGGAATTACAGTTATAGATTCTCAAATTGTATTACTTAAACAAAATAACTACAATACAAAAAATTTTGATATTTGGGCAAAAAATCTTATGAAAGGGAAAGACGCATTAGCTTGTATACAAATAGCTAAAGATGGTATTGTGTCAAATGTTTATCCATATGAAGCACATAAAACAGCTATGGGACATAATTTATTAGAAGATAAAAGAAGAGATGATAGTGCCTTGTTAGCTATAGAAAAAAGAGAGATAATATTTGTAGGTCCTGTAAAACTAATGCAAAATGAGAAATATGCCCTAATTGCAAGAAAACCTATTTTTATAAATAATAACCAAAAAGAAAAGTTTTGGGGCTTTTCTATAGTAATACTTTATGTAGATGGGATTATGAAATCATTAGAAGAAAAAATCATAAAAAATGGCTTTGAATATAAACTTGAAGGCTTTAATCCTGATATGACAAATAGGCCTTTACTTTCAAAAAGTAAAAACTTTACAGAAGAAAACTCTCTTAAATTTGAAGTTGTAGTGCCAAATGGCAAATGGATTTTTCATTTACAAAATAGTGAAAAATAA
- a CDS encoding diguanylate cyclase yields MNLFKKIFLLLFIFLSLILNATEIKKLKLQLQWKHQFEFAGFYAAKEKGFYKDIGVDLDFIEYKADDNIVSNVLNKKANFGVTYSSLIAEYINGKPVIFLANYLKQSPLVLVTQKKIKTLSDLKNKKVMGVSNNIDTIILKLMLQKAGVSLSNIDFIGTSFDTKKFINKEIDAMAVFTTNEIYKLDELGIKYNIFNPSLYGYENYDVNLFTSKEFLKNNTTLVKEFKEASNKGWKYALENKEEIVELILKKYNTQNKTKKELLFEAEQIEQLMLTKTYPIGQIDVARVEFLSKNFMQAELVSSMKDVDFKDFIFQSDDITLSNEEREFLNNNPVIKVYMDYSYPPYSFIKNDKLNGFSVEYADLLSKLLGVKFEYTKTMTWNSALENLKNKNIDMIGQMVNTKIRREFAIFSQDYYDYFTGIIVRKENSHLTSLSLLNNKTVGVVKGYLEEEILRKHYPNIKIKTYKDNHQVINALLNKEFDASIGIYEVIEYTINNMDLRNKLLSIPMRIEPVFRITKEAFGIRKDWTLLQSALNKTINLTKIQRDELEKKWLSKERHKEIIPFSKEEKEYLSTKKFISMCVDPNFLPYESIDTKSKYIGIGADIMNLVSKSIDKPIILIPSKTWKESLENIKNNKCDILPMATKTRSREAYMNFTKPYIIDSLAVATKTEQFFIKDSKALSNHNIGVINGYSTVELLKKSNPNINIVKVESAEEGLRKVQEGELFGYVDALSAIAYAIQKYGFVDLKVAGRLEFDQQLSLASKKEEALLNTIMQKTLNNIGDEKIRTIIGKWIAIQIEQSIDYKKIILITLFFVIVLSLVMHRNRTINKLNKKLDEKNKQLEELSIRDNLTKLFNRNKLDEVLSLEVNRANRYKTSFGIIMIDIDYFKKVNDVYGHQMGDVVLKEVANIIKSNSRKTDTVGRWGGEEFLVVCADTNLEGINQLANNIKKEIASYSFSINEQKTASFGIAVYKKNEDIYSLIKRADDALYKAKDNGRNRIEIL; encoded by the coding sequence TTGAATTTATTTAAAAAAATATTTTTACTATTATTTATCTTTCTTAGTTTAATTTTAAATGCAACAGAAATAAAAAAATTAAAGTTGCAATTACAATGGAAACATCAATTTGAATTTGCAGGATTTTATGCTGCAAAAGAAAAAGGCTTTTATAAAGATATTGGTGTAGACTTAGACTTTATTGAGTATAAAGCAGATGACAATATTGTTTCTAATGTTTTAAATAAAAAGGCTAATTTTGGAGTTACTTATTCTTCTTTAATAGCTGAATATATAAATGGTAAACCTGTAATATTTCTTGCAAATTATCTAAAACAATCGCCGTTAGTTCTAGTTACACAAAAAAAAATAAAAACACTTTCAGATCTAAAAAACAAAAAAGTAATGGGTGTATCTAATAATATCGATACTATTATTTTAAAACTGATGCTTCAAAAAGCAGGAGTCTCTTTATCTAATATAGATTTTATTGGTACATCTTTTGATACTAAAAAGTTTATAAATAAAGAAATAGATGCAATGGCTGTGTTTACAACAAATGAAATATATAAATTAGATGAACTTGGTATTAAATATAATATCTTTAATCCATCTTTATACGGATATGAAAATTATGATGTGAATCTTTTTACATCAAAAGAATTCTTAAAAAATAATACAACTCTTGTAAAAGAATTTAAAGAAGCTTCTAATAAAGGATGGAAATATGCTTTAGAAAATAAAGAAGAAATTGTAGAACTGATTTTAAAAAAATATAATACTCAAAATAAAACTAAAAAAGAACTTTTATTTGAAGCTGAACAAATTGAACAGTTAATGCTTACAAAAACCTATCCTATAGGACAAATTGATGTTGCAAGAGTAGAGTTTTTATCAAAAAATTTTATGCAAGCAGAATTAGTAAGTAGTATGAAAGATGTAGACTTTAAAGACTTTATATTTCAATCAGATGATATAACTTTATCAAATGAAGAAAGAGAGTTTTTAAATAATAATCCTGTAATAAAAGTTTATATGGATTATTCATATCCACCCTACTCATTTATTAAAAATGATAAATTAAATGGTTTCTCTGTTGAATATGCTGATTTACTATCAAAACTTTTAGGTGTAAAATTTGAATATACAAAAACAATGACTTGGAACAGTGCCTTAGAGAACCTTAAAAATAAAAATATTGATATGATAGGACAAATGGTAAACACAAAAATAAGAAGAGAGTTTGCTATTTTTAGTCAAGACTATTATGATTATTTTACAGGAATAATAGTAAGAAAAGAAAATAGTCATTTAACTAGTCTATCTTTATTAAATAATAAAACTGTAGGTGTTGTAAAAGGATACCTTGAAGAAGAAATTTTAAGAAAACATTATCCTAATATTAAAATAAAAACTTACAAAGACAATCACCAAGTAATAAATGCATTATTAAATAAAGAGTTCGATGCCTCAATTGGTATATATGAAGTAATAGAATATACGATTAATAATATGGATTTAAGAAATAAATTACTTAGTATTCCCATGAGAATAGAACCTGTTTTTCGAATAACAAAAGAAGCTTTTGGAATAAGAAAAGATTGGACTTTATTACAATCAGCTTTAAATAAAACAATAAATCTAACGAAAATACAAAGAGATGAACTAGAGAAAAAGTGGTTATCAAAAGAAAGACATAAAGAAATAATACCGTTTTCAAAAGAAGAAAAAGAGTATTTATCCACTAAAAAATTTATAAGCATGTGTGTAGACCCAAATTTCCTTCCGTACGAAAGTATTGATACAAAAAGCAAGTATATTGGTATTGGTGCAGATATAATGAATCTAGTTTCCAAATCAATTGATAAACCAATAATATTAATTCCAAGTAAAACATGGAAAGAGTCGCTAGAAAATATTAAAAATAATAAATGTGATATTCTGCCAATGGCTACAAAGACTAGAAGTAGAGAAGCTTATATGAACTTTACTAAACCTTATATTATTGATTCATTAGCCGTTGCAACAAAAACAGAACAGTTTTTTATAAAAGATAGTAAAGCTCTTTCAAATCATAATATAGGAGTTATAAATGGATACTCAACTGTAGAATTATTAAAAAAAAGTAATCCAAATATAAATATTGTAAAAGTTGAAAGTGCTGAAGAAGGACTAAGAAAAGTACAAGAAGGTGAATTATTTGGGTATGTGGATGCCTTGTCTGCTATTGCATATGCGATACAAAAATATGGGTTTGTAGATTTAAAAGTTGCTGGTAGATTAGAATTTGATCAACAACTTAGTCTTGCTTCAAAAAAAGAGGAAGCACTTCTTAATACTATTATGCAAAAAACGTTAAATAATATAGGTGATGAAAAGATAAGAACAATTATAGGTAAATGGATAGCCATTCAAATTGAGCAATCTATTGATTATAAAAAAATCATATTGATTACTTTGTTTTTTGTAATTGTCTTATCTTTAGTTATGCATAGAAATAGAACTATTAATAAGTTAAATAAAAAGCTAGATGAAAAGAACAAACAACTTGAAGAACTTTCAATTAGAGATAATTTAACAAAACTTTTTAATAGAAATAAATTAGATGAAGTTTTATCACTTGAAGTAAATAGAGCAAATAGATACAAAACAAGTTTTGGAATAATAATGATTGATATTGATTATTTTAAAAAAGTAAATGATGTATATGGTCATCAAATGGGAGATGTTGTACTTAAAGAAGTTGCAAATATTATAAAGTCTAATTCAAGAAAAACTGATACTGTTGGAAGATGGGGTGGTGAAGAATTTTTAGTAGTTTGTGCAGATACAAATTTAGAAGGCATAAATCAACTTGCAAATAATATAAAAAAAGAAATAGCTTCTTATTCTTTTTCAATAAATGAACAAAAAACAGCTAGTTTTGGAATTGCAGTTTATAAAAAAAATGAAGATATTTATTCTTTAATTAAAAGAGCTGATGATGCACTATACAAAGCAAAAGATAATGGTAGAAATAGGATTGAAATCCTATAG
- a CDS encoding peroxiredoxin has translation MLVTKKAPDFTATAVLADGQIVEDFNLYENIGEKGAVLFFWPLDFTFVCPSEIIAFSKRVKDFEERGIQVIGCSVDSQFSHFAWRETPVEMGGIGRVEFPMVADLSKQIARDYDVLLNDEVALRGSFLIDSDGTVRHSTINDLPLGRNIDEMIRMVDTMIFTNENGEVCPAGWAKGDEGMKASTEGVAEYLANNENNL, from the coding sequence ATGTTAGTAACAAAAAAAGCTCCAGATTTCACAGCAACAGCTGTATTAGCAGATGGTCAAATTGTAGAAGATTTTAATTTATATGAAAATATTGGTGAAAAGGGTGCAGTATTATTTTTCTGGCCTTTAGATTTTACATTTGTATGTCCTTCAGAAATCATTGCTTTTTCAAAAAGAGTTAAAGATTTTGAAGAAAGAGGTATTCAAGTAATAGGTTGTTCAGTAGATTCACAATTCTCTCATTTTGCATGGAGAGAAACACCTGTTGAAATGGGTGGAATTGGTAGAGTAGAGTTTCCAATGGTTGCAGATTTATCAAAACAAATTGCACGTGATTATGATGTATTACTTAATGATGAAGTAGCTTTAAGAGGATCTTTTTTAATTGATTCAGATGGAACAGTTAGACATTCAACAATTAATGATTTACCACTTGGAAGAAACATTGATGAAATGATTAGAATGGTTGATACAATGATTTTTACAAATGAAAATGGTGAAGTTTGTCCTGCAGGTTGGGCAAAAGGTGATGAAGGTATGAAAGCATCAACTGAAGGTGTTGCTGAGTATTTAGCAAACAATGAAAATAATTTATAG
- the trxB gene encoding thioredoxin-disulfide reductase, protein MLDLAIIGGGPAGLTAGLYATRGGLQNVTMFEMGMPGGQITGSSEIENYPGQGKVMTGMELMENWPAQALKFGLKHEMNQVKTVVKDGDIFTIITADGKQQESKSVLLATGSVPRRAGFKGENEFFGRGISTCATCDGFFYKGKEVALIGGGDSALEEAVYLSKICSKVYLVHRRDTYRAAPSTIEHMKARDNIEEVTNVDVEEVYGDNMGVTGLKVKSKIDGTIRDLNVPGVFVFVGRDVLNEPFKQEDGTFLCDVNEQGEIIVDLKMRTNVPGIYAAGDVRIDAAKQVVCAAGDGATAAVDIIEYVG, encoded by the coding sequence ATGTTAGATTTAGCAATTATTGGAGGAGGACCTGCAGGATTAACAGCAGGTTTATATGCAACAAGAGGTGGTTTACAAAATGTAACTATGTTTGAAATGGGTATGCCAGGTGGTCAAATTACAGGGAGTTCAGAGATAGAAAATTATCCAGGACAAGGTAAGGTTATGACAGGTATGGAACTTATGGAAAACTGGCCAGCTCAAGCTTTAAAGTTTGGTTTAAAGCATGAAATGAATCAAGTTAAAACAGTAGTTAAAGATGGTGATATTTTTACTATTATTACAGCAGATGGAAAACAACAAGAGTCAAAATCTGTTTTATTAGCAACAGGTTCTGTTCCAAGACGTGCTGGATTTAAAGGTGAAAATGAATTCTTTGGTCGAGGAATTTCAACTTGTGCAACTTGTGATGGTTTTTTCTATAAAGGGAAAGAAGTAGCACTTATAGGTGGGGGTGATTCTGCTTTAGAAGAAGCCGTTTACCTTTCAAAGATTTGTTCAAAAGTTTATTTAGTTCATAGACGTGATACTTATAGAGCAGCTCCATCTACGATTGAGCATATGAAAGCTCGTGATAATATTGAAGAAGTTACAAATGTAGATGTAGAAGAAGTATATGGTGATAATATGGGTGTAACTGGTCTAAAAGTTAAATCAAAAATTGATGGAACAATTAGAGACTTAAATGTACCTGGTGTATTTGTCTTTGTAGGTAGAGATGTATTAAATGAACCATTTAAACAAGAAGATGGAACTTTCCTTTGTGATGTAAATGAGCAAGGTGAAATAATAGTTGACTTAAAAATGAGAACAAATGTTCCAGGAATTTATGCAGCTGGTGATGTAAGAATAGACGCTGCTAAACAAGTTGTATGTGCAGCAGGTGACGGTGCTACTGCTGCTGTAGATATTATTGAATACGTAGGATAA
- the trxA gene encoding thioredoxin has product MSKYIELTNENFDATVKEGVSLVDFWAPWCGPCKMISPIIDQLAVDFDGKANICKVNADEQQDLTVKYGVRSIPTIIFIKNGEVIDQVIGTSANKEVLTEKINSLINK; this is encoded by the coding sequence ATGAGTAAATATATAGAATTAACAAATGAAAATTTTGATGCAACTGTAAAAGAAGGTGTATCACTAGTAGACTTCTGGGCTCCATGGTGTGGACCTTGTAAAATGATATCTCCAATTATTGATCAACTTGCAGTTGATTTTGATGGAAAAGCAAATATTTGTAAAGTAAATGCAGATGAACAACAAGACTTAACAGTTAAATATGGTGTAAGATCAATACCAACAATTATTTTTATTAAAAATGGTGAAGTAATAGATCAAGTAATTGGTACATCTGCTAATAAAGAAGTTCTTACAGAAAAGATTAATTCATTAATTAATAAATAA
- a CDS encoding methyl-accepting chemotaxis protein: MSIEEIESEELQELKRKAELFDKLNLNESLNIAQNITNNAIKVNSASKTRLSEVENIEQLVNIFINHSNEIQTMSDDSLNSAKLASQESTSVITLVQELFDLINNMSKAIDEFSYTIEELNEKNNSITDLVKVNDKISMQTNLLAINAAIEASKAKEFGRGFAIVATEVKKLAASSKESTLNIGNEIDNIKKMTSSVTNKNEDIQVLVKNSVEISKDAILKLKNLIEVANQNSENSNTILCNVNQQLQSSDTIKNKIHNVVEDTRKAINGSQTNIQLGQALISNLEK, translated from the coding sequence GTGTCAATTGAAGAAATAGAATCAGAAGAGTTACAAGAATTAAAACGAAAAGCAGAACTTTTTGACAAATTAAATTTAAATGAGTCATTAAATATAGCTCAAAATATAACAAACAATGCAATAAAAGTAAATAGTGCTTCAAAAACAAGATTATCTGAAGTTGAAAATATTGAGCAGTTAGTAAATATTTTTATTAATCATTCAAATGAAATACAAACTATGTCCGATGATTCTTTAAATTCTGCAAAATTAGCATCACAAGAAAGTACAAGTGTTATAACTTTAGTTCAAGAACTATTTGACCTAATTAATAATATGTCAAAAGCCATAGACGAGTTTTCATATACAATTGAAGAGTTAAATGAAAAAAACAATTCAATTACAGATTTAGTAAAAGTGAACGATAAAATATCAATGCAAACAAATCTATTAGCTATAAATGCTGCTATTGAAGCATCTAAAGCAAAAGAGTTTGGAAGAGGTTTTGCTATTGTTGCAACTGAAGTTAAAAAACTAGCTGCTTCATCAAAAGAATCCACACTAAATATTGGAAATGAAATAGATAACATCAAAAAAATGACAAGTTCAGTAACAAATAAAAATGAAGATATTCAAGTTTTAGTAAAAAATAGTGTAGAAATTTCTAAAGATGCTATATTAAAACTTAAAAATCTTATTGAAGTAGCAAATCAGAATAGTGAAAATTCTAATACAATATTATGTAATGTAAACCAACAATTACAAAGCTCAGATACAATTAAAAATAAAATCCATAATGTAGTTGAAGATACTAGAAAAGCTATAAACGGTTCACAGACAAATATTCAATTAGGGCAAGCACTTATTTCAAATTTAGAAAAATAG
- the nrtS gene encoding nitrate/nitrite transporter NrtS: protein MNKLQLIISIASNKTLLLKAIKIALFVGIVLNLINQGEKIFILAFEDINYYKFFLTFIVPFSVSMYTAITMKLNLHVEKKQ from the coding sequence TTGAATAAACTACAACTAATAATTTCTATTGCTTCTAATAAAACACTATTATTAAAAGCCATAAAGATTGCTTTGTTTGTTGGAATTGTTCTAAATCTAATTAATCAAGGTGAAAAGATATTTATCTTAGCCTTTGAAGATATAAACTATTACAAATTTTTTTTAACATTTATTGTTCCTTTTAGTGTATCAATGTATACAGCAATTACAATGAAATTGAATTTGCATGTTGAGAAAAAGCAATGA
- a CDS encoding DEAD/DEAH box helicase, producing MSFSNLGLSDPILKAIKEQGYTEPTPIQKQSIPIILTKKDVLAGAQTGTGKTAGFTLPLLQRMRERKTKGKPYVRALILTPTRELAAQVGESVSTYGKYLPFKSAVIFGGVGINPQKAAIRKGLDILTATPGRLLDLVNQDCLDLSRVEFFVLDEADRMLDMGFIHDIKKVLALLPKHRQNLLFSATFSDEIKKLADGLLNKPTLIEVARRNTSSEIVSQVIHSVDKSRKRELLSTIIIKGKWKQVLVFTRTKHGANRLAEQLGKDGISAAAIHGGKSQGARTRALANFKSSEIKVLVATDIAARGIDIDQLPHVVNYELPNIAEDYVHRIGRTGRAGNEGEAISLVCIDELGLLKDIEKLIKKTIKNVPIEGFEVDPRIKAEPIQKKKTPRGSNGSNSGNRNNSNRRKPESKKNNPRRNPRANTKRPS from the coding sequence ATGTCATTTTCAAACTTAGGATTAAGTGATCCTATTTTAAAAGCTATTAAAGAGCAAGGTTATACAGAACCAACTCCAATTCAGAAGCAATCAATTCCAATTATTTTAACAAAAAAAGATGTTTTAGCAGGTGCACAAACAGGTACAGGTAAAACAGCTGGTTTTACACTTCCTTTATTACAAAGAATGAGAGAGCGAAAAACAAAAGGTAAGCCTTATGTTAGAGCACTTATCTTAACGCCCACTAGAGAACTTGCAGCACAAGTAGGCGAAAGTGTAAGTACTTATGGAAAGTATCTTCCTTTTAAATCAGCAGTTATTTTTGGTGGAGTTGGTATTAATCCTCAAAAAGCAGCAATTAGAAAAGGTTTAGATATTTTAACAGCAACTCCTGGACGACTTTTAGACTTAGTTAACCAAGATTGTTTAGACTTAAGTAGAGTTGAGTTCTTTGTTCTTGATGAAGCTGATAGAATGCTTGATATGGGCTTTATTCACGATATTAAAAAAGTATTAGCACTTTTACCAAAACATAGACAAAATTTACTTTTTTCTGCAACTTTTTCAGATGAAATAAAAAAATTAGCAGATGGACTTCTTAATAAACCAACTTTAATAGAAGTTGCAAGAAGAAACACTTCTTCAGAAATTGTGTCACAAGTAATCCACAGTGTTGATAAAAGTAGAAAAAGAGAGCTTTTATCTACAATTATTATAAAAGGTAAATGGAAACAAGTTTTAGTATTTACAAGAACAAAGCATGGAGCAAATAGACTAGCAGAACAACTTGGAAAAGATGGAATCTCTGCAGCTGCAATTCATGGTGGAAAATCACAAGGTGCAAGAACAAGAGCTTTAGCTAATTTTAAATCATCTGAAATTAAAGTATTAGTAGCAACTGATATTGCAGCTAGAGGTATTGATATAGACCAACTGCCTCATGTAGTAAATTATGAGTTACCAAATATCGCAGAAGATTATGTTCACAGAATTGGAAGAACTGGTCGAGCAGGAAACGAAGGTGAAGCTATTTCTTTAGTTTGTATTGATGAATTAGGTCTTTTAAAAGATATTGAAAAACTAATTAAAAAAACAATTAAAAACGTCCCAATTGAAGGCTTTGAAGTAGACCCACGAATTAAAGCAGAACCAATTCAAAAGAAAAAAACTCCAAGAGGTTCTAATGGTTCTAATTCAGGCAATAGAAATAATTCAAATAGAAGAAAACCAGAAAGCAAGAAAAACAATCCAAGAAGAAATCCAAGAGCAAATACTAAAAGACCGAGTTAA
- a CDS encoding aldose 1-epimerase family protein, producing MIYSLENSEIKIEVNSFGAELKSLVLLEDKLEYLWQGNPDFWNRSSPVLFPIVGKLLDNTYTFNNKQYSMSQHGFARDKEFLLVKQNKNSLKFLLKSDDKSFEIYPFSFELYISYEIKDKKLKVSYDVLNKSEDKMYFSIGAHPAFNWPLTQDKNDCQEDYYFEFEALEDDTLQRLPLLENGISSKKEDVIIENKKLAISKNTFTKDALIFKTESKTNKLNTIKLKNSKNDKFIQMDFEGFSHLGLWSKPSGAPFVCIEPWHGIADFIEHNQKLEDKEGIIKLEKDDTFSSSYFISI from the coding sequence ATGATTTATAGTTTAGAAAATAGTGAAATAAAAATTGAAGTAAATAGCTTTGGAGCTGAACTTAAAAGCTTAGTGTTATTAGAAGATAAGCTTGAGTATTTATGGCAGGGAAATCCTGATTTCTGGAATAGAAGCTCACCTGTATTATTTCCAATTGTTGGAAAACTATTAGATAATACTTATACTTTTAATAATAAACAATATTCAATGTCTCAGCACGGTTTTGCAAGAGATAAAGAGTTTTTACTTGTAAAGCAAAATAAAAACTCTTTAAAGTTTTTATTAAAAAGTGATGATAAAAGTTTCGAAATCTATCCTTTTTCTTTTGAGTTATATATTAGCTATGAAATTAAGGACAAAAAACTAAAAGTATCTTATGATGTTTTAAATAAATCAGAAGACAAAATGTACTTCTCAATTGGCGCTCATCCAGCTTTTAATTGGCCTCTAACACAAGATAAAAATGATTGCCAAGAAGATTATTACTTTGAGTTTGAAGCTTTAGAAGATGATACTTTACAAAGATTACCATTATTAGAAAATGGAATTTCATCTAAAAAAGAAGATGTAATAATAGAAAATAAAAAACTAGCAATTTCAAAAAACACTTTTACAAAAGATGCTTTGATTTTCAAAACAGAAAGTAAAACTAATAAGCTAAATACAATAAAACTAAAAAATAGTAAAAATGATAAATTTATACAAATGGATTTTGAAGGCTTTTCACATTTAGGACTTTGGTCAAAACCAAGTGGTGCACCTTTTGTTTGTATTGAACCTTGGCATGGAATTGCTGATTTTATTGAACATAATCAAAAACTTGAAGATAAAGAAGGAATAATCAAACTAGAAAAAGATGATACTTTTTCTAGTTCTTATTTTATTAGTATTTAA